A section of the Flavobacteriales bacterium genome encodes:
- a CDS encoding TetR/AcrR family transcriptional regulator, which yields MSGTAREQGAQERILEAARRVFTRKGMAGARMQEVADEAGINKALLHYYYRDKQRLFEGVFKGSAERQFTCIWQVLERSNDLFEGIEQFVSTYLDRMLEEPLLPQFLITELNRDPQHLLEFIDRGKAGRAHYLKLFEQARERGAIIDIDPRELLVNIMALCAHPFIARPMLTHLHGMNDEAFRRMILRRRRTVPEFIIRSIRA from the coding sequence ATGTCCGGTACCGCCAGGGAACAAGGTGCCCAGGAGCGCATCCTGGAAGCGGCCCGCCGCGTGTTCACGCGCAAGGGCATGGCCGGCGCGCGCATGCAGGAGGTGGCCGACGAGGCCGGCATCAACAAGGCGCTGCTGCACTACTATTACCGCGACAAGCAACGCCTGTTCGAAGGGGTGTTCAAGGGCAGCGCCGAGCGGCAGTTCACCTGCATCTGGCAGGTGCTGGAAAGGAGCAACGACCTGTTCGAGGGCATCGAGCAGTTCGTGTCCACCTACCTGGACCGCATGCTCGAGGAGCCCCTGTTGCCGCAGTTCCTCATCACCGAGCTCAACCGCGATCCGCAGCACCTGCTCGAGTTCATCGACCGGGGCAAGGCCGGGCGCGCGCACTACCTCAAGCTCTTCGAGCAGGCCCGGGAGCGAGGCGCCATCATCGACATCGATCCCCGCGAACTGCTGGTGAACATCATGGCGTTATGCGCCCACCCCTTCATCGCGCGGCCCATGCTCACGCACCTTCATGGCATGAACGACGAGGCCTTCCGGCGCATGATCCTCAGGCGCCGCAGGACCGTCCCCGAATTCATCATCCGATCCATCCGCGCATGA
- a CDS encoding MBL fold metallo-hydrolase, translating to MWIPAVALPLAVVLAVLLYFRTADRIGGDPAGERLERIRSLPNYREGKLHNLEPTDMNMPFTVMLKVMWTMLKGADGREPMAALPTVAFDRGAWDKVPADEVAVCWLGHSCVLIKLNGITFLTDPVFGERASTFTFAGPKRFPYTERVTVDQLPPIDVLLLSHDHYDHLCHETITQLVAKDKVGRTITALGVGAHLERWGVKAASITELAWWEEVVVGPVKLTFAPTRHFTGRGLTNRFSTLWGSFVLEGSKRIYFGADSGYSKTFKELGDRFGRFDLAMLECGAYSEYWPQIHMFPEQTAQAARDMNADVLMPIHWAQFALGLHPWKESIQRITGTAGEMRLPLFTPRIGRIVSTLGPVSSERWWEEVR from the coding sequence ATGTGGATCCCCGCTGTCGCACTTCCGCTGGCCGTGGTGCTGGCCGTCCTGCTCTATTTCCGCACCGCCGATCGCATCGGTGGCGACCCCGCGGGCGAACGCCTCGAACGGATCAGGTCCCTGCCGAACTATCGTGAGGGCAAGCTCCACAACCTGGAACCCACCGACATGAACATGCCCTTCACCGTGATGCTGAAGGTGATGTGGACCATGCTGAAGGGCGCTGACGGCCGCGAACCCATGGCAGCACTGCCCACCGTGGCCTTCGATCGTGGAGCTTGGGATAAGGTGCCGGCCGATGAGGTCGCGGTCTGCTGGCTCGGGCATTCGTGCGTGCTCATCAAGCTGAACGGGATCACCTTCCTCACGGATCCCGTCTTCGGCGAGCGGGCCAGCACCTTCACGTTCGCCGGCCCGAAGCGCTTCCCGTACACGGAGCGGGTCACCGTCGACCAGCTGCCGCCGATCGATGTGCTGCTGCTCTCGCACGATCACTACGATCATCTCTGCCACGAGACCATCACCCAGCTTGTCGCCAAGGACAAGGTGGGCCGGACCATCACCGCACTGGGTGTGGGCGCCCATCTGGAGCGGTGGGGTGTGAAGGCGGCCTCGATCACGGAGCTGGCCTGGTGGGAGGAGGTCGTCGTCGGGCCTGTGAAGCTCACGTTCGCCCCCACACGCCACTTCACCGGCCGCGGGCTCACCAACCGGTTCAGCACCCTTTGGGGTTCGTTCGTGCTGGAGGGGTCCAAGCGTATCTACTTCGGTGCCGATTCAGGGTACTCCAAGACCTTCAAGGAGCTTGGTGACCGCTTCGGCCGCTTCGACCTCGCCATGCTGGAATGCGGGGCGTACAGTGAATACTGGCCGCAGATCCACATGTTCCCCGAGCAGACCGCACAGGCTGCCAGGGACATGAACGCGGATGTGCTCATGCCGATCCACTGGGCGCAGTTCGCGCTCGGTCTGCACCCGTGGAAGGAGTCCATCCAACGCATCACGGGAACTGCGGGGGAAATGCGTCTGCCTCTGTTCACCCCCCGGATCGGGCGGATCGTCAGCACGCTGGGGCCTGTCTCGAGCGAGCGGTGGTGGGAGGAGGTGCGGTGA